The Streptomyces sp. NBC_00344 genome includes a window with the following:
- a CDS encoding phosphatidylglycerol lysyltransferase domain-containing protein — translation MSVPVDGDKSVMVPDHVRRILRGPRPESVPALIGTACTVVGLLDAAGGIFPRFRHSRMHAVAEVLPGTLGPFTAALALCSGVVLFLLAHGLKRRKRRAWRAAVVLLPAGAVSQFVYRHSVIGVLISLVLLTLLVRHRSEFAALPDPRSRWRALANFVLLGAGSLGLGLVIVSVHPGLVVGSPSIADRLQHVLYGLVGFEGPVEYAGDTSWTVAYSLGSLGLLTAVSTIYLAFRPEHPAASLTDEDEAQLRALLAKHGGRDSLGHFALRRDKGVVFSPSGKAAVCYRVVSGVMLASGDPIGDVEAWPGAIERFMDEAKAHSWTPAVMGCSETGGEVWTRETGLDALELGDEAVVDVVDFSLAGRAMRNVRQMVKRIERGGYETRVRRVHDLGEAELERIRAAAAAWRGTDTERGFSMALGRIGDPGDGDCVIATAHRSGGPESPFGDLKAVIHFVPWGSDGMSLELMRRDRAADPGMNELLIVASLEAAPRLGIERVSLNFAMFRSALARGEKLGAGPVLRGWRALLVFLSRWFQIESLYKFNAKFRPRWEPRFVVFRNTSDLPRIGLAAMQAEGFVNLGLPWPLARRSRVAGRPCPHLVGRESGARTV, via the coding sequence ATGTCTGTGCCGGTAGATGGGGATAAGTCGGTAATGGTTCCTGATCACGTCCGGCGGATCCTTCGCGGACCCCGTCCCGAATCGGTGCCCGCACTGATCGGGACGGCCTGTACGGTCGTCGGCCTGCTCGACGCGGCGGGCGGGATCTTCCCCCGCTTCAGGCACAGCCGCATGCACGCGGTGGCCGAAGTACTCCCCGGCACGCTCGGCCCGTTCACCGCGGCCCTCGCGCTCTGCTCGGGCGTGGTGCTCTTCCTGCTCGCACACGGCCTCAAACGCCGTAAACGCAGGGCCTGGCGGGCCGCGGTCGTGCTGCTGCCCGCCGGCGCGGTGTCGCAGTTCGTCTACCGCCACTCGGTCATCGGGGTGCTGATCTCCCTGGTGCTGCTGACCCTGCTCGTACGCCACCGCAGCGAGTTCGCCGCGCTGCCCGATCCCCGCAGCCGATGGCGGGCGCTGGCGAACTTCGTTCTGCTCGGAGCCGGTTCGCTGGGCCTCGGCCTGGTCATCGTCAGCGTTCATCCGGGCCTGGTCGTCGGCAGCCCCAGCATCGCCGACCGGCTCCAGCACGTGCTGTACGGACTCGTCGGGTTCGAAGGGCCCGTCGAGTATGCGGGCGACACCTCCTGGACCGTCGCCTACTCACTCGGCTCGCTCGGACTGCTCACCGCGGTCAGCACGATCTACCTGGCCTTCCGGCCGGAACATCCGGCCGCGAGCCTCACCGACGAGGACGAGGCGCAGCTGCGCGCCCTGCTCGCGAAGCACGGCGGACGCGATTCACTCGGCCACTTCGCACTCCGGCGCGACAAGGGCGTCGTCTTCTCGCCCAGCGGGAAGGCCGCCGTCTGTTATCGAGTGGTGTCCGGCGTGATGCTCGCCAGCGGCGATCCCATCGGCGACGTGGAGGCCTGGCCTGGGGCCATCGAGCGCTTCATGGACGAGGCCAAGGCGCACTCCTGGACCCCCGCCGTGATGGGCTGCAGCGAGACCGGTGGCGAGGTCTGGACCCGTGAGACCGGCCTGGACGCACTGGAACTCGGCGACGAGGCGGTGGTGGATGTCGTGGATTTCTCGCTCGCCGGGCGGGCGATGCGCAACGTACGCCAGATGGTGAAGCGCATCGAGCGGGGCGGTTACGAGACCCGGGTCCGGCGGGTCCATGATCTCGGCGAGGCCGAACTGGAGCGCATCAGGGCGGCCGCGGCGGCCTGGCGCGGAACCGACACCGAGCGCGGCTTCTCGATGGCGCTCGGACGGATCGGGGACCCCGGCGACGGCGACTGCGTGATCGCCACCGCACACCGGTCCGGCGGCCCCGAATCCCCCTTCGGCGACCTGAAGGCCGTCATCCACTTCGTCCCGTGGGGCAGCGACGGGATGTCCCTGGAACTGATGCGCCGCGACCGCGCCGCCGACCCCGGGATGAACGAACTGCTGATCGTGGCCTCTCTGGAAGCCGCCCCCCGGCTCGGCATCGAGCGGGTCTCCCTCAACTTCGCGATGTTCCGCTCCGCACTGGCGCGTGGCGAGAAGCTCGGCGCGGGACCTGTGCTGCGGGGGTGGCGGGCGCTGCTCGTCTTCCTCTCCCGCTGGTTCCAGATCGAGTCCCTGTACAAGTTCAACGCGAAGTTCCGGCCGCGCTGGGAGCCGAGGTTCGTGGTGTTCCGCAACACAAGCGATCTGCCGCGGATCGGACTCGCCGCGATGCAGGCGGAGGGATTCGTGAACCTGGGTCTGCCCTGGCCACTGGCGCGGCGGAGCCGGGTGGCAGGCCGGCCCTGCCCGCATCTGGTGGGTCGGGAGAGCGGGGCGCGGACGGTATGA
- a CDS encoding ABC transporter substrate-binding protein, whose amino-acid sequence MSKTSRIAGAVLGVVALAGSLAACGGDSLEKDKGGGAGSAQGGGGKKGSLVVGAAGFTESKVLAELYSQVLRQAGYKTSVTTVNNRELYEPSLEKGQIDVVPEYAATLAEFLNAKVNGAKAAEKKPVASGDVAATVAALKKLAEPRGLKVLPAGAAVDQNAFAVTKEFAAKNKLKSLSDLGASKTEVRIAAGDECTVRPFCAPGLKSKYGIGVTGIDPKGVGTPQAKQAVKDGTDQLVLTTTTDATLDTYGLVLLQDDKKLQNADNVLPVVNAGDAGGADIAAALGKLTTALTTGDLVQLNRKVDSERAKPADVAKDYLKTKGLIG is encoded by the coding sequence ATGAGCAAGACCTCGCGCATAGCCGGCGCGGTACTCGGTGTGGTGGCCCTGGCGGGCTCCCTCGCGGCGTGCGGCGGAGACAGCCTGGAGAAGGACAAGGGCGGCGGCGCGGGCTCCGCGCAGGGCGGCGGGGGCAAGAAGGGGTCGCTGGTCGTCGGCGCGGCCGGCTTCACCGAGTCCAAGGTGCTCGCGGAGCTCTACAGCCAGGTGCTCCGTCAGGCCGGCTACAAGACCTCGGTCACCACGGTGAACAATCGTGAGCTGTACGAACCCTCCCTGGAGAAGGGGCAGATCGACGTCGTACCGGAATACGCGGCGACGCTCGCGGAATTCCTCAACGCCAAGGTGAACGGTGCGAAGGCGGCCGAGAAGAAGCCGGTCGCATCGGGCGATGTCGCCGCGACCGTCGCCGCCCTGAAGAAGCTCGCGGAGCCGCGCGGACTGAAAGTGCTGCCGGCCGGCGCCGCCGTCGACCAGAACGCCTTCGCCGTGACCAAGGAATTCGCCGCGAAGAACAAGCTCAAGTCCCTTTCGGACCTGGGTGCTTCAAAGACCGAGGTCAGGATTGCCGCAGGTGACGAATGCACCGTGCGGCCGTTCTGCGCGCCCGGCCTGAAGTCGAAGTACGGCATCGGTGTGACCGGCATCGACCCCAAGGGTGTCGGCACCCCGCAGGCCAAGCAGGCGGTCAAGGACGGCACGGACCAGCTGGTGCTGACCACCACCACCGACGCGACCCTGGACACATACGGACTTGTCCTGCTCCAGGACGACAAGAAACTGCAGAACGCGGACAACGTACTGCCGGTGGTGAATGCCGGGGACGCCGGCGGTGCGGACATAGCTGCCGCTCTCGGCAAGCTCACCACCGCGCTGACGACCGGTGATCTGGTGCAGCTGAACCGCAAGGTCGACTCCGAGCGGGCCAAGCCGGCCGATGTCGCGAAGGACTATCTGAAGACCAAGGGCCTGATCGGCTAG
- a CDS encoding ABC transporter ATP-binding protein, with product MIRFEHVTKKYEDGTTAVDNLSFEVADGELVTLVGPSGCGKTTTMKMVNRLIEPTAGRIFLGGDDISAVDPVELRRRIGYVIQQVGLFPHRTVLDNTATVPHLLGVKRATARARAAELLDLVGLDPAVYGGRYPEQLSGGQRQRVGVARALAADPPVLLMDEPFGAVDPVVRERLQNEFLTLQKSLRKTVLFVTHDLEEAVRLGDRIAVYGQGSIEQFDAPAVVLGAPATPYVADFVGSDRGLKRLSVTPVEPGDLEQPPVVHTDDPLPSGLTHWAVVLDPGGRPHGWISAEQASLARGTVGEHAHRMDARLPVGASLKQAFATMLQYDAGWIAVTDEADNGRFLGVLTPARLHEALRRSTAADAQDIPRDEVELETVSGR from the coding sequence ATGATCCGGTTCGAGCACGTCACCAAGAAGTACGAGGACGGCACGACCGCCGTCGACAACCTCTCCTTCGAAGTCGCCGACGGCGAACTGGTCACGCTCGTCGGGCCGTCCGGCTGCGGCAAGACCACCACCATGAAGATGGTGAACCGGCTCATCGAGCCGACCGCCGGCCGGATATTCCTCGGCGGGGACGACATATCAGCCGTCGACCCCGTCGAGCTGCGCCGCCGGATCGGCTATGTGATCCAGCAGGTCGGCCTCTTCCCGCACCGGACGGTCCTCGACAACACCGCGACCGTCCCGCACCTGCTGGGCGTCAAGCGCGCCACCGCGCGCGCCCGCGCCGCGGAACTCCTCGACCTGGTAGGCCTGGACCCGGCCGTGTACGGCGGCCGCTACCCCGAACAGCTCTCCGGCGGCCAGCGCCAGCGGGTGGGCGTAGCCAGGGCGCTGGCCGCGGACCCGCCCGTGCTGCTGATGGACGAGCCGTTCGGCGCGGTCGACCCTGTGGTGCGTGAGCGGTTGCAGAACGAGTTCCTGACGCTGCAGAAGTCGCTGCGGAAGACCGTTCTGTTCGTCACCCACGACCTGGAGGAAGCGGTGCGGCTCGGCGATCGCATCGCCGTCTACGGCCAGGGTTCCATCGAACAGTTCGACGCCCCGGCCGTAGTGCTCGGCGCCCCGGCCACTCCGTATGTCGCCGATTTCGTCGGCTCCGACCGCGGACTCAAGCGGCTCTCCGTCACCCCCGTCGAGCCGGGGGATCTGGAGCAGCCGCCGGTGGTGCACACCGACGACCCGCTGCCATCCGGTCTCACCCACTGGGCCGTCGTGCTGGACCCCGGAGGAAGGCCGCACGGCTGGATCTCCGCAGAGCAAGCCTCCCTGGCCAGAGGCACGGTGGGCGAACACGCCCACCGGATGGACGCCCGGCTGCCCGTCGGCGCCTCGCTCAAGCAGGCCTTCGCCACCATGCTCCAGTACGACGCGGGCTGGATCGCGGTGACCGACGAGGCGGACAACGGGCGCTTCCTCGGCGTGCTGACCCCCGCCCGGCTGCACGAGGCACTGCGCCGATCCACCGCGGCCGACGCACAGGACATCCCGCGCGACGAAGTGGAACTGGAGACCGTCAGCGGCCGTTGA
- the folB gene encoding dihydroneopterin aldolase, with product MDRVALRGLKARGHHGVFPREREEGQTFIVDLVLSLDTRPAAAEDDLAKTVHYGVVAEEVVDVVKGEPVDLIETLAERIAQQCLKHEGVQEVEVVVHKPDAPITVPFDDVTITIIRSRV from the coding sequence GTGGATCGTGTCGCGCTGCGCGGCCTCAAGGCCCGTGGGCACCATGGCGTCTTCCCCCGGGAACGCGAGGAGGGCCAGACCTTCATCGTGGATCTGGTGCTCAGCCTGGACACCCGCCCTGCGGCCGCCGAGGACGACCTGGCGAAGACCGTGCACTACGGCGTGGTCGCCGAGGAGGTCGTCGATGTGGTCAAGGGCGAGCCGGTCGACCTGATCGAGACTCTTGCCGAACGGATCGCCCAGCAGTGCCTCAAACACGAAGGGGTTCAGGAGGTCGAGGTGGTCGTGCACAAGCCGGATGCCCCGATCACCGTGCCCTTCGACGACGTGACCATCACCATCATCCGGAGCCGAGTATGA
- a CDS encoding ABC transporter permease produces the protein MAGTDCVVANDWVCWRYVTSRSQELTDATVQHVWITAVSVAIGLVVALPLALLARRGRGFAGPVLGLTTVLYTVPSLAMFSLLLPLFGLSAALVITGLVLYSLTILVRNIMAGLAAVPEDAREAARGMGYGPGRLLWEVELPLALPALLAGVRIATVSTVALTTVGSIVGKGGLGNLIEDALPTLFKAQVLTASVLCVLLAVVADLLLLGVQRLLTPWTRIRTPRAARTDGTG, from the coding sequence ATGGCAGGCACGGACTGTGTGGTGGCCAATGACTGGGTCTGCTGGCGGTATGTCACCTCCCGCAGCCAGGAGCTGACCGACGCCACCGTCCAGCATGTCTGGATCACCGCGGTGTCGGTGGCGATCGGTCTCGTGGTGGCACTCCCGCTGGCGCTGCTCGCGCGTCGCGGCCGGGGTTTCGCGGGGCCGGTGCTCGGGCTGACCACCGTGCTCTACACCGTGCCTTCGCTGGCGATGTTCTCGCTGCTGCTGCCGCTCTTCGGTCTCTCGGCCGCTCTGGTGATCACCGGACTCGTCCTCTATTCGCTGACCATCCTGGTGCGGAACATCATGGCCGGGCTCGCCGCGGTGCCCGAGGACGCCCGGGAGGCCGCCCGCGGGATGGGGTACGGCCCCGGCAGGCTGCTCTGGGAGGTCGAACTGCCGCTGGCGCTGCCCGCGCTGCTCGCCGGGGTGCGGATCGCCACGGTCTCCACCGTCGCGCTGACCACGGTCGGTTCCATCGTGGGCAAGGGCGGTCTCGGCAACCTCATCGAGGACGCACTGCCGACCTTGTTCAAGGCGCAGGTGCTCACCGCATCGGTGCTCTGTGTGCTGCTGGCCGTGGTGGCCGACCTGCTGCTGCTCGGCGTACAGCGCCTGCTGACGCCCTGGACCCGAATACGGACGCCCCGAGCGGCTCGTACGGATGGGACGGGCTGA
- a CDS encoding SAM-dependent methyltransferase: protein MTDEWRGWREAAEAALYGEDGFYLRPEGPAGHFRTSVHASPAFASAVARLLTGLAVPEPALVDMGAGRGELLTGVLAALPSSFPVRAYAVERAARPAGLDERIVWCAEPPAGVRGLLFANEWLDNVPVDVAEADADGTVRYVQVRTSDGAERLGDPVTGPDASWLERWWPPAGPGERAEIGRPRDEAWAAAVGTLDSGLAVAVDYAHTRESRPPFGTLAGFRAGREVRPVPDGSCDITAHVALDACALPGAELLSQREALGRLGVSGKRPPLSLASTDPLAYVRRLADAGEAAELTGRGGLGDFGWLVQGAGFP from the coding sequence GTGACTGATGAGTGGCGCGGGTGGCGCGAGGCGGCCGAGGCCGCGCTGTACGGCGAGGACGGCTTCTATCTGCGGCCGGAAGGCCCCGCGGGCCACTTCCGTACCTCGGTGCACGCCTCCCCGGCCTTCGCGTCGGCGGTCGCCCGCCTGCTGACCGGGCTGGCGGTCCCCGAGCCTGCCCTGGTCGACATGGGAGCGGGCCGCGGGGAGCTGCTCACCGGGGTACTCGCGGCGCTTCCCTCCTCCTTCCCGGTGCGGGCCTACGCCGTCGAGCGTGCGGCCAGGCCGGCCGGTCTCGACGAGCGGATCGTCTGGTGCGCGGAGCCGCCGGCCGGCGTGCGGGGGCTGCTCTTCGCCAACGAGTGGCTGGACAACGTGCCGGTCGATGTCGCGGAGGCGGACGCGGACGGGACGGTGCGCTACGTACAGGTTCGGACATCCGACGGCGCGGAGCGGCTCGGCGATCCGGTGACCGGCCCGGACGCATCGTGGCTCGAACGCTGGTGGCCGCCGGCCGGGCCCGGCGAGCGGGCCGAGATCGGCCGGCCCCGCGACGAGGCGTGGGCGGCGGCGGTCGGCACCCTCGATTCGGGTCTCGCGGTGGCCGTCGACTACGCCCACACCCGTGAGAGCCGGCCGCCCTTCGGCACCCTCGCCGGCTTCCGGGCCGGCCGGGAGGTCCGTCCGGTACCGGACGGGAGCTGCGACATCACCGCCCATGTGGCCCTGGACGCATGCGCACTGCCCGGGGCGGAACTTCTCAGCCAGCGCGAAGCGCTGGGCCGGCTGGGCGTGAGCGGAAAGCGCCCTCCGCTGTCCCTGGCATCGACCGATCCGCTCGCCTACGTACGCCGCCTGGCCGATGCGGGGGAGGCGGCCGAGCTGACCGGGCGGGGCGGGCTCGGCGACTTCGGCTGGCTGGTGCAGGGGGCGGGCTTCCCTTGA
- a CDS encoding ABC transporter permease: protein MGELTEALTWLTTGSNWSGESGAGRRLTEHLTVSGIAFALACLIALPVALYLGHIGRGGTLAVNISNIGRAVPTFAVLALLLLTPLRTRGDLPTVIALVLFAVPPLLTNAYTGMREVDRSVVEAARGMGMSGRQLFVRVELPLAYPLVMTGLRSAAVQVIATATLAAMTGGGGLGRIITAGFNTYDTAEVVAGALLVAALALVVEGLLVTADRLLDPRRRAP, encoded by the coding sequence ATGGGCGAGTTGACCGAGGCCCTGACCTGGCTCACGACGGGGTCGAACTGGAGCGGAGAGAGCGGCGCGGGACGCCGGCTCACCGAACATCTGACGGTGAGCGGGATCGCGTTCGCGCTGGCCTGTCTCATCGCCCTGCCGGTCGCCCTGTACCTCGGTCACATCGGCAGGGGCGGGACCCTGGCGGTGAACATCTCCAATATCGGCCGTGCGGTGCCCACCTTCGCGGTGCTCGCACTGCTGCTGCTGACCCCCCTGCGCACCCGGGGCGATCTGCCCACGGTGATCGCCCTGGTCCTCTTCGCGGTGCCGCCACTGCTGACCAACGCGTACACGGGCATGCGCGAGGTGGACCGGTCGGTGGTGGAGGCGGCGCGTGGGATGGGGATGTCCGGGCGGCAGCTGTTCGTGCGGGTCGAGCTGCCGCTGGCGTACCCCCTGGTCATGACCGGGCTCAGGTCGGCGGCGGTGCAGGTCATCGCCACCGCGACGCTCGCCGCGATGACGGGCGGCGGTGGTCTCGGCCGGATCATCACGGCCGGTTTCAACACCTACGACACCGCCGAGGTGGTGGCGGGCGCGCTGCTGGTCGCAGCACTCGCCCTCGTGGTCGAGGGCCTGTTGGTGACGGCGGACCGGCTGCTCGACCCCCGCCGGAGGGCACCCTGA
- a CDS encoding NADH-quinone oxidoreductase subunit D, producing MTETTVGIGGAAESTDMVLNIGPQHPSTHGVLRLRLVLDGERIQHAEPVIGYMHRGAEKLFEARDYRQIIMLANRHDWLSAFSNELGVVMAVERMLGMEVPERAVWTRTLLAELNRVLNHLMFLGSYPLELGGITPVFHAFREREEIQAVMEEVSGGRMHYMFNRVGGLKEDLPAGWLGRARDAVADVRSRMDVYDDLVLGNEIFRGRTRGVGVLSRETVHAYGVSGPIARGSGVDFDLRRDEPYLAYGELQDTLRVITRSEGDCLARFEVLLGQTHNALDLADACLDRLAALAPGPVNQRLPKVLKAPEGHTYAWTENPLGINGYYLVSKGEKTPYRLKLRSASFNNIQALTELLPGTLVADMVAILGSLFFVVGDIDK from the coding sequence ATGACGGAGACCACGGTAGGCATCGGCGGTGCCGCGGAGAGCACCGACATGGTGCTGAACATCGGCCCCCAGCATCCCTCCACCCACGGCGTACTCCGCCTCCGACTCGTACTGGACGGCGAACGCATCCAGCACGCCGAGCCGGTCATCGGCTACATGCACCGCGGCGCCGAGAAACTCTTCGAGGCGCGCGACTACCGCCAGATCATCATGCTCGCCAACCGCCACGACTGGCTCTCCGCCTTCTCGAACGAGCTGGGTGTCGTGATGGCGGTCGAGCGGATGCTCGGCATGGAGGTCCCCGAGCGGGCCGTCTGGACCCGTACGCTGCTCGCCGAGCTGAACCGGGTGCTCAATCACCTGATGTTCCTCGGGTCCTACCCCCTCGAACTGGGCGGAATCACCCCGGTGTTCCACGCCTTCCGCGAGCGGGAGGAGATCCAGGCCGTGATGGAGGAGGTCTCGGGCGGCCGGATGCACTACATGTTCAACCGGGTGGGCGGTCTCAAGGAGGATCTTCCCGCCGGCTGGCTCGGCCGGGCGCGGGACGCCGTCGCCGATGTCCGCTCCCGGATGGATGTGTACGACGATCTGGTCCTCGGCAACGAGATCTTCCGTGGCCGTACCCGCGGGGTGGGCGTGCTGTCCCGGGAGACGGTCCACGCCTACGGCGTCAGCGGCCCCATTGCCCGCGGCTCAGGCGTCGACTTCGACCTGCGTCGCGACGAGCCGTACCTCGCCTACGGCGAGCTCCAGGACACCCTGCGGGTGATCACCCGCTCCGAGGGCGACTGCCTGGCCCGCTTCGAGGTGCTGCTCGGTCAGACGCACAACGCGCTCGACCTGGCCGACGCCTGTCTGGACCGGCTGGCCGCTCTCGCTCCCGGACCGGTCAACCAGCGGCTGCCGAAGGTACTCAAGGCCCCCGAGGGCCACACCTACGCCTGGACGGAGAACCCGCTCGGGATCAACGGCTACTACCTCGTGTCCAAGGGCGAGAAGACGCCCTACCGCCTGAAACTGCGCTCGGCGTCGTTCAACAACATCCAGGCGCTGACCGAACTGCTGCCCGGCACACTGGTCGCCGACATGGTGGCGATCCTGGGTTCGCTCTTCTTCGTCGTGGGCGACATCGACAAGTGA
- the folP gene encoding dihydropteroate synthase, which yields MSTLDGRGHVAGLPEWDRCAVMGVVNVTPDSFSDGGRWFDTTAAVKHGLDLVTAGADLVDVGGESTRPGASRVDADEELRRVVPVVRGLVSEGVTVSVDTMRAAVAEQAVEAGAKLVNDVSGGLADPAMIPAVAAAGAPFVVMHWRGFSESMSARAVYRDVVGEVVTELRERVAAAVAGGIAPERIVVDPGLGFAKEAEHDLALVAHLGELRALGHPLLVAASRKRFLGRVLAREGAGPPPARERDAATAAVSALAAHEGAWAVRVHEVRASADAVRVARAVEGAR from the coding sequence ATGAGTACGTTGGACGGCCGGGGCCACGTCGCAGGGCTCCCCGAGTGGGACCGCTGCGCGGTCATGGGCGTCGTGAATGTGACGCCCGACTCCTTCTCCGACGGCGGCCGCTGGTTCGACACCACTGCCGCCGTCAAGCACGGCCTCGATCTCGTCACAGCGGGCGCCGACCTGGTGGACGTGGGCGGTGAGTCCACCCGCCCCGGCGCCAGCCGGGTCGACGCCGACGAGGAGCTCCGGCGGGTCGTACCTGTGGTGCGCGGTCTTGTCTCCGAAGGTGTCACCGTCTCCGTGGACACCATGCGGGCAGCCGTCGCCGAACAGGCCGTCGAGGCCGGCGCGAAACTCGTCAACGACGTCAGCGGAGGGCTCGCCGACCCCGCCATGATCCCGGCGGTCGCCGCCGCGGGGGCACCCTTCGTCGTGATGCACTGGCGCGGATTCAGCGAGTCGATGTCCGCCCGCGCGGTGTACCGGGACGTGGTCGGCGAGGTCGTGACCGAGCTGCGGGAGCGGGTGGCCGCCGCGGTCGCGGGCGGTATCGCACCGGAGCGGATCGTCGTCGACCCAGGCCTCGGCTTCGCCAAGGAGGCCGAGCACGATCTCGCCCTCGTCGCACACCTCGGTGAGCTCCGCGCACTGGGGCACCCGCTGCTGGTCGCCGCCTCCCGCAAACGCTTCCTGGGCCGGGTGCTGGCCCGGGAGGGCGCGGGACCGCCGCCCGCACGCGAGCGGGACGCCGCCACGGCCGCCGTCTCCGCGCTGGCCGCCCACGAGGGCGCCTGGGCCGTACGGGTCCACGAGGTGCGCGCGAGCGCCGACGCCGTCCGGGTGGCCCGTGCCGTCGAGGGAGCCAGATGA
- a CDS encoding alpha/beta hydrolase: MGLTSHKVLALAAALAVVFFTLTVWLWPRLARRSIRAIAGRIGLLLATQLTVFLTVGLMANNSFLFYASWADLIGREQTPGVVVDHAAGVRVVAERQVDVPGGARPAVGGRIQQVVIQGRTSKIASSAYVYLPPEYFQKAYAERTFPAAVVLTGYPGTAENLIHGLRFPKTAYDLVKAGRMRPMVLVMLRPTVAPPRDTECVNIPGGPQTETFFADDVPGAVRAAYRIGPGPRNWGSIGDSTGGYCALKLAVHHPDMYGAAAGLSAYYRAAEDPTTGDLFRGSAREKQRADLLWTLAHGPAPRTSLLVTTSRHGEKNYRGTRRFLAMVRAPARVSSITLESGGHNFNTWRREIPPSLVWLSGRLNGR; this comes from the coding sequence ATGGGTCTCACCAGTCACAAGGTTCTGGCGCTGGCCGCCGCGCTGGCCGTCGTCTTCTTCACCCTCACCGTCTGGCTCTGGCCGCGCCTTGCCCGCCGCAGCATACGGGCGATAGCCGGCCGGATAGGTCTGCTGCTCGCCACTCAGCTCACGGTCTTCCTCACTGTCGGGCTGATGGCCAACAACTCCTTTCTCTTCTACGCCTCCTGGGCCGACCTCATCGGCCGGGAGCAGACGCCCGGCGTGGTCGTCGACCACGCGGCGGGGGTCCGGGTGGTGGCGGAACGGCAGGTGGACGTACCGGGAGGTGCCCGGCCCGCCGTCGGAGGCCGCATACAGCAGGTCGTGATCCAGGGTCGCACGTCGAAGATAGCCAGTTCGGCCTATGTCTATCTGCCTCCGGAGTACTTCCAGAAGGCGTACGCCGAACGAACTTTTCCGGCAGCGGTCGTGCTCACCGGCTACCCCGGCACGGCGGAGAACCTCATTCACGGGCTGCGCTTCCCGAAGACCGCCTACGACCTGGTCAAAGCCGGGAGGATGCGGCCGATGGTGCTGGTGATGCTGCGCCCGACGGTGGCGCCGCCGCGCGACACCGAGTGCGTGAACATCCCGGGCGGACCGCAGACCGAGACATTCTTCGCCGACGATGTGCCGGGCGCGGTCCGCGCCGCGTACCGGATCGGCCCCGGCCCGCGGAACTGGGGGTCCATCGGGGACTCGACCGGCGGCTACTGCGCGCTGAAGCTGGCGGTGCATCACCCGGACATGTACGGAGCCGCGGCAGGGCTCTCCGCCTACTACCGGGCGGCCGAGGACCCGACGACCGGCGACCTCTTCCGGGGCAGTGCACGGGAGAAGCAGCGCGCCGATCTGCTGTGGACCCTCGCGCACGGGCCGGCCCCGCGGACTTCGCTGCTGGTCACCACCAGCAGGCACGGCGAGAAGAACTACCGGGGCACCAGGCGGTTCCTGGCCATGGTGCGGGCGCCCGCCAGGGTCTCGTCGATCACGCTGGAGAGCGGCGGGCACAACTTCAACACCTGGCGCCGTGAGATCCCCCCGAGCCTGGTGTGGCTGAGCGGAAGGCTCAACGGCCGCTGA
- a CDS encoding nuclear transport factor 2 family protein gives MTAGTDIEEIELANTAFYETMERGDFDELSGLWLEDEISCVHPGWPVLSGRGEVLRSYALIMANTDYIQFFLTDVKVNVMADTALVTCTENILSGGPAEEGGELGPLVGQLVVATNVFRRTPDGWKLWSHHGSPVLAESGEDEGDDDESPA, from the coding sequence ATGACCGCGGGCACCGACATCGAAGAGATCGAGCTCGCCAACACCGCCTTCTACGAAACGATGGAGCGGGGCGACTTCGACGAGCTCTCCGGGCTCTGGCTGGAGGACGAGATCTCCTGCGTCCACCCCGGCTGGCCGGTTCTCTCCGGGCGCGGGGAGGTGCTCAGGTCGTATGCGCTCATCATGGCCAACACCGACTACATCCAGTTCTTCCTGACCGATGTGAAGGTCAATGTGATGGCCGACACAGCTCTGGTGACCTGCACCGAGAACATCCTCAGCGGCGGCCCCGCCGAGGAGGGCGGCGAGCTGGGCCCGCTGGTCGGGCAACTGGTGGTGGCCACCAACGTGTTCCGCAGAACCCCCGACGGCTGGAAGCTCTGGTCCCACCACGGGTCGCCCGTCCTCGCCGAGTCCGGTGAGGACGAGGGCGACGACGACGAGTCGCCCGCCTGA